From one Lycium barbarum isolate Lr01 chromosome 6, ASM1917538v2, whole genome shotgun sequence genomic stretch:
- the LOC132599896 gene encoding annexin D3-like has translation MGSLLVPDVVPSPNQDAETLRNSFKGYFFGLGTDEKAIITVLGHRNASQMKKIKEEYEQLYNKSLIDDLHSELSGDFRKAVILWAYDPPERYARLANEVLNSWIHDITRLHVIVEIACASPPDHLVAVRQKYSDLFGCSLEEDIIAHVSPPVQKVLVSLVSSYRYDKELVDHSTANLEASKLHEATRTKQLDCDELVLILSTRNMHQLKATFQCYKQNYGFSIYQDISNCGEGLSESIWKVVILCIESPEEHFAEVVKVSTDGLGTDEDSLTRAIITRAEIDMIKVKEEYVKMKNTTLEYAVADDTSGYYREFLMTLLGATDTSF, from the exons GACTGGGAACTGATGAGAAGGCGATAATAACGGTTTTGGGACATAGAAATGCAAGCCAGATGAAGAAGATCAAAGAAGAATATGAGCAGCTTTATAACAAATCCCTTATTGATGATCTTCATTCTGAATTATCTGGTGATTTCAGG AAAGCGGTGATCCTCTGGGCATATGATCCTCCTGAAAGATATGCGAGGCTAGCGAATGAGGTCTTAAATTCATGGATACATGACATAACCCGCCTGCATGTGATAGTAGAGATAGCTTGTGCATCACCTCCTGATCATCTTGTTGCTGTGAGACAAAAATACAGTGACCTCTTTGGCTGCTCACTTGAAGAGGATATCATTGCACATGTCTCTCCTCCTGTCCAAAAG GTACTAGTCAGTCTAGTCAGTTCCTACAGATATGACAAGGAATTGGTCGACCATAGTACTGCTAATCTAGAGGCTTCGAAGCTTCATGAAGCCACTAGAACAAAACAATTAGATTGTGATGAACTCGTCCTGATACTCAGCACAAGGAACATGCATCAGCTTAAGGCAACTTTCCAGTGCTATAAGCAAAACTATGGATTCTCCATTTATCAG GATATATCGAATTGCGGTGAAGGTCTTTCAGAATCTATCTGGAAAGTGGTTATCTTGTGCATAGAATCCCCAGAGGAGCATTTTGCTGAG GTCGTAAAGGTCTCCACCGACGGGCTAGGAACTGATGAGGATTCTTTGACTAGAGCCATTATAACTAGAGCTGAAATTGATATGATCAAAGTTAAGGAAGAATATGTCAAAATGAAGAATACTACTCTTGAATATGCTGTAGCTGATGACACATCAGGTTACTACAGGGAGTTCCTGATGACCCTGCTTGGGGCCACTGACACTAGCTTCTAG
- the LOC132644285 gene encoding uncharacterized protein LOC132644285 — protein sequence MQQLDVQAQIFRELALITGLDCVSDENDFVYDNSKPNRLMVEYFGRNQENQLPVKRHELIECFNKTVWDDKGDDAVKMAILYFINTWVHCGEPNSTNIPRIHFDVVEDGRYNEYPWGKDSFRELVVSIGQKYAGFKKYYRIHGLPLAMQVWLYECCSKVPSTIAVKTGNLIPRILNWRTTEGKPEFKRLMDGMFRDDKNPSCRFEEVVPTPHELETLKLPPVAHDIPDVKHGVDGVHGTDLVDDDYDDFSTTPPHLSSGKQQQRSPNSDSPRGKKRTQFPVYVPPSRKQPSRKESGIKGTRKPDAPTAPRTDEFKLIREEIQIFKKEVGDTMLKADLHSDGGISQGNQSGGAVKLSTKENQGGGATSAQRSHPVESQQIGDMENANAEFTASEEMVADLLINCPLACVIPLGPPPVPRDDQTDLYQSNLEYNQQPDKVQLMKLNSKLEYNR from the exons ATGCAGCAATTGGATGTACAAGCACAGATTTTTCG AGAACTTGCACTGATCACTGGGCTAGATTGTGTatctgatgaaaatgattttGTTTATGATAACTCAAAACCGAATAGGCTTATGGTTGAGTATTTTGGTAGAAATCAGGAGAACCAATTGCCAGTTAAAAGACACGAGCTTATTGAGTGTTTCAACAAGACTGTCTGGGATGATAAAGGGGATGACGCAGTCAAGATGGCaatattgtatttcataaatacgtgggtacattgtggtgagccgaactcaacaaacataccaaggatccattttgatgttgtagaggacgggagatataatgagtatccttggggtaaagattcgtttagagagttggttgtaagcatcgggcagaaatatgctggttttaagaaatattataggattcatggtTTGCCGCTTGCTATGCAAGTATGGTTGTATGAATGTTGCTCAAAAGTCCCGTCCACCATTGCAGTTAAGACGGGGAATTTAATTCCTAGAATTTTGAACTGGCGGACTACGGAAGGAAAACCAGAATTCAAGAGATTGATGGATGGCATGTTCAGAGACGATAAAAATCCG TCCtgtagatttgaggaagttgtgCCAACACCCCATGAGTTGGAAACTCTTAAATTGCCTCCTGTTGCACATGACATACCAGACGTCAAACATGGAGTTGATGGTGTACATGGTACTGATTTGGTAGACGATGATTACGATGATTTTAGTACCACACCACCGCATCTGTCCAGTGGCAAACAACAACAAAGGAGTCCCAATTCTGATTCCCCGCGAGGCAAGAAACGGACGCAGTTTCCAGTTTATGTTCCTCCTTCCAGGAAACAACCATCACGGAAGGAATCTGGGATAAAAGGGACAAGGAAACCAGATGCACCTACAGCACCCCGAACAGATGAGTTTAAACTGATAAGGGAAGAGATTCAGATTTTCAAGAAAGAA GTCGGCGACACAATGTTAAAAGCTGACTTACATAGTGATGGTGGGATTTCTCAAGGCAATCAAAGTGGCGGTGCAGTAAAACTTTCAACCAAAGAGAATCAAGGTGGTGGTGCCACTTCCGCGCAGAGGAGTCATCCAGTG GAATCTCAGCAAATCGGCGATATGGAGAATGCTAATGCTGAATTTACCGCATCAGAGGAAATGGTAGCGGACTTGCTAATCAACTGCCCTTTAGCATGTGTTATTCCTCTCGGTCCTCCTCCAGTACCACGCGATGATCAAACCGATTT ATACCAATCCAACTTGGAGTACAACCAACAACCGGACAAAGTTCAACTAATGAAACTGAACAGCAAGTTGGAGTACAACCGATAG
- the LOC132645100 gene encoding UTP--glucose-1-phosphate uridylyltransferase-like — MTIHSVVIQKLLSTNAHLGRRVAAHHFKIYSCGSRNAMTIIDSDKTLICLRNACSFIGELVRHRARFIFVNTNTLFDEIIDQMTKTIGCRNDTSWRLGGFLTNSSSPRKFRGRNKKLNLTAIQPPDCVVIFDTDRKSSVIQEAAKLQIPIVGLVDSSMPWDIYKKITYPIPANDSVQFVYLFCNLITKTFLYEQRRLNAALGASAIAKPEIREEAEQFDKIKTAGKDKVYVLPYERLEPASEDLTETKQLLDKLVVLKFNGNLGSDMGFSGPKSALEVCHGFTCLDLVVNHIESINSKYGCNIPLLMMNTPSTHDGILKVLEKHPNKNIHTFIQSQRQQENIEDMPESWTLDKSSAQDKLYPSNVLEVFHSLNSSGKLEPLISQGKEYFLLLQSENLAEVVDPKILNHLIKNSIEHCVEVMPTTSGMEETSLPPQEGRIQSKESVKSINTMWMSMNCVERLLQRSDLGFASSKFFDRAFAIDSPWSRYLPVERTSDLLILQSDLYTSAEGTVVRNAARANPKDPSIELGPEFGTVDDFRSRFKSIPSIIELDSLKVTGDVWFGTGITLKGKVSIAAKPGMKIVIPDGVELKNRLITSQADIGASSL; from the exons ATGACAATCCATTCAGTAGTAATCCAAAAACTCCTAAGCACAAACGCCCACTTAGGTCGTCGTGTAGCAGCACACCACTTCAAAATCTACTCATGTGGTTCTCGTAACGCAATGACAATCATTGATTCCGACAAAACATTAATCTGTCTCCGTAACGCTTGTTCTTTTATTGGTGAACTCGTTCGCCATAGAGCCCGCTTCATTTTCGTCAATACCAACACCCTTTTCGACGAAATTATCGATCAAATGACAAAAACAATTGGTTGTAGAAACGATACTTCTTGGCGTCTTGGTGGCTTTTTAACAAACAGTTCGAGTCCAAGAAAGTTTAGGGGTAGGAATAAGAAGTTGAATCTTACTGCTATACAACCACCTGATTGTGTTGTGATTTTCGATACGGACAGGAAGAGTTCGGTTATTCAAGAAGCTGCTAAGTTGCAAATACCCATTGTGGGACTCGTCGATTCGAGTATGCCTTGGGATATTTATAAGAAGATTACTTATCCTATCCCTGCGAATGATTCGGTGCAGTTTGTGTATTTGTTTTGTAATTTGATTACAAAGACTTTCCTTTACGAGCAGAGAAGGTTGAATGCTGCTTTGGGAGCTTCTGCTATTGCAAAGCCCGAAATTAG AGAGGAAGCTGAGCAATTTGACAAAATCAAGACAGCTGGCAAGGATAAAGTTTATGTTCTGCCTTACGAAAGATTAGAACCTGCTTCTGAGG ATCTTACAGAAACTAAGCAGCTATTGGACAAACTTGTCGTGTTAAAGTTTAATGGTAATTTGGGATCAGATATGGGTTTCAGTGGACCAAA ATCTGCCCTTGAAGTATGCCATGGATTTACTTGTCTAGATTTGGTCGTCAATCATATTGAG TCCATCAACTCAAAATATGGTTGCAATATTCCATTGCTTATGATGAATACTCCTAGTACACACGATGGCATCCTGAAG GTTTTGGAGAAGCACCCGAATAAGAATATCCACACTTTCATTCAG AGCCAACGTCAACAAGAAAATATTGAAGATATGCCAGAGTCATGGACCCTTGATAAATCAAGCGCACAGGACAAACT ATATCCGTCCAACGTGCTGGAGGTTTTCCATTCTTTGAACAGCAGTGGAAAACTTGAACCTCTAATTTCTCAG GGTAAGGAGTATTTCCTATTGCTGCAGTCAGAAAACCTTGCTGAAGTTGTTGATCCAA AAATCCTGAATCATTTGATTAAGAACAGCATAGAACATTGCGTCGAG GTGATGCCTACCACCTCTGGAATGGAAGAGACAAGTCTTCCCCCTCAGGAAGGAAGGATTCAG TCAAAGGAGAGTGTCAAATCAATCAATACAAT GTGGATGAGTATGAACTGCGTTGAGAGGCTACTACAAAGAAGTGATCTGGGTTTTGCCAGTTCAAAG TTTTTCGATCGAGCATTTGCTATTGATAGTCCATGGTCAAGATACCTTCCAGTTGAGAGAACATCAGATTTGCTCATTTTGCAG TCAGATCTTTACACCTCAGCTGAAGGCACTGTTGTGAGAAATGCGGCAAGAGCAAATCCCAAGGATCCTTCTATTGAATTGGGACCCGAGTTTGGAACT GTTGATGATTTTCGTAGTCGTTTCAAGTCAATTCCAAGCATTATAGAACTTGATAGCTTGAAGGTGACTGGGGATGTTTGGTTTGGAACTGGCATAACTCTAAAG GGGAAAGTCAGTATTGCTGCAAAACCAGGCATGAAAATAGTTATCCCTGATGGAGTGGAGCTTAAAAATAGG CTTATTACCAGCCAGGCAGACATCGGAGCAAGTTCCTTGTAA